A stretch of Orientia tsutsugamushi DNA encodes these proteins:
- a CDS encoding TrbC family F-type conjugative pilus assembly protein — MVIRVMMLMVLLFVNNANAFFLDQQKTFIFVSFSMSDEALKSYFAESQKAGAQLVMRGLINNSFIQTKNKTMELGISFDIDPSLFEKYKVDVVPVIVIDDEKRGLTKKLTGHIPLAIALEIMNENTP; from the coding sequence ATGGTTATACGAGTAATGATGTTGATGGTTTTATTATTTGTTAATAATGCTAATGCTTTTTTTTTGGATCAGCAAAAAACTTTTATTTTTGTCTCATTTTCAATGAGTGATGAGGCTTTAAAAAGCTATTTTGCTGAATCTCAAAAGGCTGGAGCTCAATTAGTGATGCGTGGGTTAATTAATAACTCATTTATACAAACAAAGAATAAAACTATGGAGCTTGGTATTAGCTTCGATATAGATCCTAGCTTGTTTGAGAAATATAAGGTTGATGTTGTACCAGTGATAGTAATAGATGATGAAAAAAGAGGATTAACCAAGAAATTAACTGGCCATATTCCTTTAGCAATAGCATTAGAAATTATGAATGAGAATACTCCATGA
- a CDS encoding conjugal transfer protein TraF: MLTLRLHGFLWYNDKHGHEPDDSTSKLINLAHDHRIEELKEQFNGAQRIALDNPTLENVITAQRLQKQIMEKAHKFATMWQLATLLDYQLINAHEPSNSLHRKLYQEKSEQKNDLKLKNIAKNWGLILQVKEDCLLCKAFMPIVQGFANKYAFQLLAVSKNNELLNKLNPKHIVPVLYLVASDGKKIYSVARGIISENKIIDNILAIDRYYHKLETR, translated from the coding sequence TTGCTAACTCTTCGCCTACATGGTTTTTTATGGTACAATGATAAACATGGTCATGAGCCTGATGACTCTACTTCTAAGTTGATAAATTTGGCCCATGATCATAGAATCGAGGAATTAAAGGAGCAATTTAATGGAGCTCAGCGTATAGCGCTTGATAATCCAACGCTCGAAAATGTAATTACAGCCCAAAGATTGCAGAAGCAAATCATGGAGAAGGCGCATAAGTTTGCTACTATGTGGCAATTAGCTACTCTACTTGATTATCAACTGATTAATGCTCATGAGCCATCTAATAGCTTACATAGAAAGCTATATCAAGAAAAATCAGAGCAGAAAAACGACTTAAAACTCAAAAACATTGCTAAAAACTGGGGCTTGATTCTGCAAGTTAAAGAAGATTGCTTGCTCTGTAAGGCCTTTATGCCTATTGTTCAGGGCTTTGCTAATAAATATGCATTTCAGTTGCTAGCTGTCAGTAAGAATAATGAGTTGCTTAATAAACTAAATCCTAAGCATATTGTACCTGTATTATATCTAGTAGCTAGCGATGGTAAAAAAATATATTCAGTAGCTAGAGGCATAATCTCTGAGAATAAAATTATCGACAATATTCTAGCAATCGATAGATATTATCATAAATTGGAGACTAGATGA
- a CDS encoding conjugal transfer protein TraH yields MQRNITILPEKSYAGKAKQQLKNLKIKFDNNTEFSNPEIAFLSSIGDIFPIYDYIILEYISGVTILDSSSELIASYTLVQHLKEVITEIRRAVTSLGAKQVSNEHLERYLKELNLVQLFANEKWTSLQTDASRIDKRARLIEQHLIAKEKS; encoded by the coding sequence TTGCAACGAAATATCACAATATTACCAGAGAAATCTTATGCAGGTAAAGCTAAACAACAATTGAAGAATCTAAAAATTAAATTTGATAATAATACTGAATTTAGTAACCCTGAAATAGCCTTTTTATCTTCGATTGGAGATATATTTCCGATTTATGATTATATCATATTAGAATATATTTCTGGAGTCACAATTTTAGATAGCTCATCAGAATTAATAGCTAGCTATACATTAGTTCAGCATTTAAAGGAAGTAATCACCGAAATACGTAGAGCCGTTACTTCACTAGGTGCTAAACAAGTTTCGAATGAACATTTAGAAAGATATTTGAAGGAATTGAATCTAGTTCAACTTTTTGCAAATGAAAAATGGACTAGCCTACAAACAGATGCAAGTCGAATAGATAAAAGGGCTAGATTAATAGAGCAGCATTTAATAGCGAAGGAGAAAAGTTAA
- a CDS encoding conjugal transfer protein TraH — MSIKIRVYVIAALFLLQALVSLAWNIENVFQGMSVNVTRSGSYQNQAAGYYAAGGLSARTSQTSFQPFAITPPSLNMSCSGIDAYLGSFSVISGEELVQLMKNIGSQAKVYAFSLGLKTFAPQIENALKDLRNLAMEMNQFAKGDCELTKALFATALPRNWAMREAVCRDIQSQSGFDYFAAGKKCRNYLDQKQALRQAQNKDSELMLDDYNIFTKAAAKVGIPSNMHDSIMSMTGTIVVTNNNVHFYDSLAQDEKSWISHLKGGESASIYSCDSVSCLHSELATKYHNITREILCR, encoded by the coding sequence ATGAGCATCAAAATCAGAGTTTATGTTATTGCAGCATTATTTTTGCTACAAGCTCTAGTATCACTAGCTTGGAATATCGAAAACGTATTTCAAGGAATGAGTGTTAATGTTACTAGATCTGGATCATATCAGAATCAAGCGGCTGGATATTATGCGGCTGGCGGATTATCTGCCAGAACAAGCCAAACATCCTTTCAGCCATTTGCTATAACTCCACCATCTTTAAACATGAGCTGTAGCGGTATTGACGCCTATCTTGGTAGTTTCTCTGTTATTTCTGGAGAAGAATTAGTTCAACTAATGAAGAATATTGGTTCTCAAGCTAAAGTTTATGCATTTTCATTAGGATTAAAAACATTTGCTCCACAGATCGAAAATGCTCTTAAGGACTTGCGTAATCTAGCAATGGAGATGAATCAATTTGCCAAAGGAGATTGTGAATTAACAAAAGCATTATTTGCTACAGCTTTACCAAGAAACTGGGCTATGAGAGAAGCTGTTTGCCGTGATATACAGTCACAAAGCGGGTTTGATTATTTTGCCGCTGGTAAAAAATGTCGTAATTATTTAGATCAAAAACAAGCTCTACGACAAGCACAAAACAAGGATTCAGAGTTAATGCTTGATGATTATAACATCTTCACTAAAGCAGCAGCAAAGGTTGGAATACCATCAAATATGCATGATTCAATCATGTCTATGACTGGCACTATCGTGGTTACAAACAATAATGTACACTTTTATGACTCATTAGCTCAGGATGAAAAAAGTTGGATTAGTCATTTAAAAGGCGGAGAATCAGCCTCGATTTACAGCTGTGATAGTGTCAGTTGCTTGCATTCAGAGCTTGCAACGAAATATCACAATATTACCAGAGAAATCTTATGCAGGTAA
- a CDS encoding ankyrin repeat domain-containing protein, translated as MMNTALHEAAKSGNIQTVQSILHEKGNDLDYINSPDRINTTALHYAIRAGHLEIASLLLTHGADPNAQDTYGNTPFHSAFRKGSLQFIKLLLKNGADPNIRNHHDDIPFHYAAHYCNPDIIKLLLLKEGGDLNALDILGTTTPFREVFTIFMEDQEKNREVMQLLVAEIVKLDHSGVKISESTLKGFNFNKQLISGSDLLKELEQKCHNEIEQMKSTLDSESNLSFFDIFMLKKDKEALARLAYDLDLIKIKGEFCMYSPFIERAIVEVMTTRSMMLQGAAESINEIFESNQDANQESQTSWLHLPPELKMMILENLGNNDLTKLQPTYFNDLMEDKLAGAYAIYEGE; from the coding sequence ATGATGAATACTGCTTTACATGAAGCTGCTAAAAGTGGCAATATACAAACTGTACAATCAATTCTTCATGAGAAAGGAAATGATTTAGATTATATAAATTCACCTGATAGGATTAATACGACGGCTTTACATTATGCTATCAGAGCAGGTCACTTAGAAATTGCAAGCCTTTTATTAACTCATGGAGCTGATCCTAATGCACAAGATACATATGGTAACACTCCTTTTCATTCCGCTTTTCGTAAAGGAAGCTTACAATTTATAAAGCTTCTATTGAAGAATGGAGCTGATCCTAATATACGAAATCACCATGATGATATTCCTTTTCATTATGCAGCTCATTACTGCAACCCTGATATTATAAAACTTCTATTATTGAAGGAGGGGGGTGATCTTAATGCACTAGATATACTTGGCACAACAACTCCATTTAGAGAAGTTTTCACGATATTTATGGAAGATCAAGAGAAAAATAGAGAAGTTATGCAGTTGTTAGTTGCTGAGATTGTTAAATTAGATCACAGTGGCGTAAAGATTAGTGAAAGTACTTTAAAAGGGTTTAATTTCAATAAACAACTTATTAGTGGATCAGATCTGCTAAAGGAACTCGAACAGAAATGTCATAATGAAATAGAACAAATGAAGTCTACTCTTGATAGCGAAAGTAACTTATCTTTTTTTGATATATTTATGCTGAAAAAAGATAAAGAAGCGCTAGCAAGATTGGCTTATGATCTTGATCTTATAAAGATTAAGGGTGAGTTTTGTATGTATTCTCCCTTTATTGAAAGGGCTATTGTAGAAGTGATGACAACAAGATCTATGATGCTACAAGGAGCAGCTGAATCAATAAATGAGATATTTGAATCCAATCAGGATGCTAATCAAGAAAGTCAGACATCTTGGCTTCACTTACCACCAGAATTAAAGATGATGATATTAGAGAATCTAGGTAATAATGATTTAACAAAACTTCAACCCACTTACTTCAATGACTTAATGGAAGATAAACTTGCAGGAGCATATGCTATATATGAGGGAGAATAG